Proteins encoded together in one Anopheles darlingi chromosome 3, idAnoDarlMG_H_01, whole genome shotgun sequence window:
- the LOC125954927 gene encoding c-Myc-binding protein — MSNYKPIDSTKEDFRKYLNRQGVLDAITKVLTKCNSNRPENAIEFLVNNLGDRVKEEETIARLTSALTDAQNEIARLNKIINTLKGNQDGDEKEGSDTPETITSEENPSPEKVPATSNSGSPPVSSGSEEAVKEEPAKTATEKEAEPVVQVKQEQPTETAATTTTTAVATETKPADEKA, encoded by the exons ATGTCCAATTACAAG CCAATCGATAGCACGAAGGAGGACTTCCGGAAGTATCTGAACCGGCAGGGTGTCCTCGATGCCATCACGAAGGTGCTCACGAAGTGCAACTCCAACCGCCCGGAGAACGCGATCGAGTTCCTGGTGAACAATTTGGGCGACCGCGTTAAGGAGGAAGAGACGATTGCCAGGCTGACGAGCGCGCTGACCGACGCGCAAAATGAAATCGCGCGTCTTAATAAGATTATTAACACGCTTAAGGGCAACCAGGATGGCGACGAGAAGGAAGGTAGCGACACACCGGAGACCATCACGAGCGAGGAGAATCCCAGTCCGGAGAAAGTTCCCGCTACCAGCAACAGTGGTAGTCCGCCGGTATCGTCCGGCTCTGAAGAGGCCGTGAAAGAAGAGCCGGCTAAGACAGCCACCGAGAAGGAAGCCGAGCCGGTGGTTCAAGTCAAGCAGGAGCAGCCGACAGAAACggctgcaacgacgacgacgacggcggtggccaccgaaaccaaaccgGCCGATGAGAAGGCATAA
- the LOC125954926 gene encoding prefoldin subunit 3, producing METIELPKLENDQKSYAGIPEAVFVDDVEQYMKDSGNEDNVDKVLKNFDEQHSKYRFMEYNMTSRKRRLRQQIPDLTKSLEMIKILRAQTEDQETQFLLSEQVFVKTNMPPTKTVGLWLGANVMLEYPLDEAEELLQQNKKSAEINLLCLEHDQEFLRDQITTTEVNMARVHNYDVKKRQAKKAAGEDKS from the exons ATGGAGACGATCGAGCTACCCAAGTTAGAGAACGATCAAAAATCATATGCGGGCATTCCGGAGGCCGTGTTTGTG GACGATGTGGAACAGTACATGAAGGATTCTGGCAATGAGGACAACGTAGACAAGGTGCTGAAGAACTTTGATGAGCAGCACAGCAAGTACCGCTTCATGGAGTACAACATGACGTCGCGCAAACGCCGGCTCCGGCAGCAGATCCCCGATCTGACCAAGAGCCTGGAAATGATTAAGATCCTGCGTGCGCAAACGGAAGACCAGGAAACACAGTTTCTGCTGAGCGAGCAGGTGTTTGTGAAAACCAACATGCCTCCGACGAAAACCGTCGGCCTGTGGTTGGGCGCTAACGTTATGCTTGAGTACCCGCTGGACGAAGCagaggagctgctgcagcagaacaAGAAATCGGCCGAAATCAATCTGCTGTGCCTGGAGCACGATCAGGAATTCTTGCGTGATCAAATCACGACGACCGAGGTGAACATGGCGCGGGTGCACAACTACGACGTGAAGAAACGACAGGCGAAGAAGGCTGCCGGTGAAGACAAATCCTAA
- the LOC125954920 gene encoding serine/threonine-protein phosphatase alpha-2 isoform isoform X3, translating into MSSDLELSNIDHLIAMLLEVRGARPGKNVQLSETDIRLLCLKSREIFLSQPILLELEAPLKICGDIHGQYYDLLRLFEYGSFPPESNYLFLGDYVDRGKQSLETICLLLAYKIKYPENFFLLRGNHECASINRIYGFYDECKRRYNIKMWKTFTDCFNCLPVAAIVDEKIFCCHGGLSPDLQSMEQIRRIMRPTDVPDQGLLCDLLWSDPDKDTNGYGENDRGVSFTFGVDIVGKFLSKHDFDLICRAHQVVEDGYEFFAKRQLVTLFSAPNYCGEFDNAGAMMSVDDTLMCSFQILKPADKRGFQKLIKSSKF; encoded by the exons ATGTCGTCGGACCTGGAGTTATCAAACATAGATCATCTCATCGCGATGCTTTTAGAAG TTCGCGGTGCCAGACCGGGAAAAAATGTTCAGCTGTCGGAGACGGACATTCGGCTGCTCTGCCTGAAATCAAGAGAAATCTTTCTCTCGCAGCCGATACTGCTCGAGCTGGAGGCACCGTTAAAAATTTGCG GTGACATCCACGGGCAGTATTATGATCTGTTGCGTCTGTTCGAGTACGGCAGTTTCCCACCGGAGTCGAACTATCTGTTCCTCGGAGATTACGTTGACCGAGGCAAGCAGTCGCTGGAGACgatctgtctgctgctggcgtacAAGATCAAGTATccggaaaactttttcctgcTCCGCGGGAACCACGAGTGCGCCAGTATCAACAGAATATACGG CTTCTACGATGAGTGCAAGAGACGTTACAATATCAAGATGTGGAAAACGTTCACTGATTGCTTCAACTGCTTGCCGGTCGCCGCCATTGTCGACGAGAAGATCTTCTGCTGTCACGGTGGCCTCAGTCCGGACCTGCAGTCGATGGAACAGATTCGGCGCATCATGCGCCCCACGGACGTGCCAGACCAGGGTCTGCTGTGCGATCTGTTGTGGTCGGACCCGGACAAGGACACCAATGGTTACGGCGAGAACGATCGTGGTGTGAGCTTCACCTTCGGTGTAGAT ATCGTGGGCAAATTCTTAAGCAAGCATGACTTTGATCTTATCTGCCGGGCGCATCAGGTGGTCGAGGATGGGTATGAGTTCTTTGCCAAGCGTCAGCTGGTAACGCTCTTCTCTGCTCCCAATTACTGCGGAGAGTTCGATAATGCCG GTGCAATGATGTCCGTCGACGACACGCTGATGTGCTCGTTCCAGATTCTGAAGCCAGCCGACAAAC GTGGGTTTCAGAAGCTCATCAAAAGCAGCAAGTTCTAG
- the LOC125954920 gene encoding serine/threonine-protein phosphatase alpha-2 isoform isoform X2, protein MSSDLELSNIDHLIAMLLEVRGARPGKNVQLSETDIRLLCLKSREIFLSQPILLELEAPLKICGDIHGQYYDLLRLFEYGSFPPESNYLFLGDYVDRGKQSLETICLLLAYKIKYPENFFLLRGNHECASINRIYGFYDECKRRYNIKMWKTFTDCFNCLPVAAIVDEKIFCCHGGLSPDLQSMEQIRRIMRPTDVPDQGLLCDLLWSDPDKDTNGYGENDRGVSFTFGVDIVGKFLSKHDFDLICRAHQVVEDGYEFFAKRQLVTLFSAPNYCGEFDNAGAMMSVDDTLMCSFQILKPADKLPNIVLQSMLGPSRAN, encoded by the exons ATGTCGTCGGACCTGGAGTTATCAAACATAGATCATCTCATCGCGATGCTTTTAGAAG TTCGCGGTGCCAGACCGGGAAAAAATGTTCAGCTGTCGGAGACGGACATTCGGCTGCTCTGCCTGAAATCAAGAGAAATCTTTCTCTCGCAGCCGATACTGCTCGAGCTGGAGGCACCGTTAAAAATTTGCG GTGACATCCACGGGCAGTATTATGATCTGTTGCGTCTGTTCGAGTACGGCAGTTTCCCACCGGAGTCGAACTATCTGTTCCTCGGAGATTACGTTGACCGAGGCAAGCAGTCGCTGGAGACgatctgtctgctgctggcgtacAAGATCAAGTATccggaaaactttttcctgcTCCGCGGGAACCACGAGTGCGCCAGTATCAACAGAATATACGG CTTCTACGATGAGTGCAAGAGACGTTACAATATCAAGATGTGGAAAACGTTCACTGATTGCTTCAACTGCTTGCCGGTCGCCGCCATTGTCGACGAGAAGATCTTCTGCTGTCACGGTGGCCTCAGTCCGGACCTGCAGTCGATGGAACAGATTCGGCGCATCATGCGCCCCACGGACGTGCCAGACCAGGGTCTGCTGTGCGATCTGTTGTGGTCGGACCCGGACAAGGACACCAATGGTTACGGCGAGAACGATCGTGGTGTGAGCTTCACCTTCGGTGTAGAT ATCGTGGGCAAATTCTTAAGCAAGCATGACTTTGATCTTATCTGCCGGGCGCATCAGGTGGTCGAGGATGGGTATGAGTTCTTTGCCAAGCGTCAGCTGGTAACGCTCTTCTCTGCTCCCAATTACTGCGGAGAGTTCGATAATGCCG GTGCAATGATGTCCGTCGACGACACGCTGATGTGCTCGTTCCAGATTCTGAAGCCAGCCGACAAAC TACCCAATATAGTATTGCAATCCATGCTGGGGCCAAGCAGAGCTAATTAA
- the LOC125954920 gene encoding serine/threonine-protein phosphatase alpha-2 isoform isoform X1, with translation MSSDLELSNIDHLIAMLLEVRGARPGKNVQLSETDIRLLCLKSREIFLSQPILLELEAPLKICGDIHGQYYDLLRLFEYGSFPPESNYLFLGDYVDRGKQSLETICLLLAYKIKYPENFFLLRGNHECASINRIYGFYDECKRRYNIKMWKTFTDCFNCLPVAAIVDEKIFCCHGGLSPDLQSMEQIRRIMRPTDVPDQGLLCDLLWSDPDKDTNGYGENDRGVSFTFGVDIVGKFLSKHDFDLICRAHQVVEDGYEFFAKRQLVTLFSAPNYCGEFDNAGAMMSVDDTLMCSFQILKPADKRKFQYGGLNSGRPVTPPRSYSKNKKK, from the exons ATGTCGTCGGACCTGGAGTTATCAAACATAGATCATCTCATCGCGATGCTTTTAGAAG TTCGCGGTGCCAGACCGGGAAAAAATGTTCAGCTGTCGGAGACGGACATTCGGCTGCTCTGCCTGAAATCAAGAGAAATCTTTCTCTCGCAGCCGATACTGCTCGAGCTGGAGGCACCGTTAAAAATTTGCG GTGACATCCACGGGCAGTATTATGATCTGTTGCGTCTGTTCGAGTACGGCAGTTTCCCACCGGAGTCGAACTATCTGTTCCTCGGAGATTACGTTGACCGAGGCAAGCAGTCGCTGGAGACgatctgtctgctgctggcgtacAAGATCAAGTATccggaaaactttttcctgcTCCGCGGGAACCACGAGTGCGCCAGTATCAACAGAATATACGG CTTCTACGATGAGTGCAAGAGACGTTACAATATCAAGATGTGGAAAACGTTCACTGATTGCTTCAACTGCTTGCCGGTCGCCGCCATTGTCGACGAGAAGATCTTCTGCTGTCACGGTGGCCTCAGTCCGGACCTGCAGTCGATGGAACAGATTCGGCGCATCATGCGCCCCACGGACGTGCCAGACCAGGGTCTGCTGTGCGATCTGTTGTGGTCGGACCCGGACAAGGACACCAATGGTTACGGCGAGAACGATCGTGGTGTGAGCTTCACCTTCGGTGTAGAT ATCGTGGGCAAATTCTTAAGCAAGCATGACTTTGATCTTATCTGCCGGGCGCATCAGGTGGTCGAGGATGGGTATGAGTTCTTTGCCAAGCGTCAGCTGGTAACGCTCTTCTCTGCTCCCAATTACTGCGGAGAGTTCGATAATGCCG GTGCAATGATGTCCGTCGACGACACGCTGATGTGCTCGTTCCAGATTCTGAAGCCAGCCGACAAACGTAAGTTCCAATACGGTGGCCTCAACTCGGGACGACCTGTCACACCACCGCGAAGCTATagtaaaaacaagaaaaaataa
- the LOC125954923 gene encoding protein takeout-like yields the protein MLGSSMMVGSWQFLVLPLGIWFLGIARVDAGKDLPSSFEKCHRSDPQFDGCLRSAVNGAIKLLKDGLPEFGIMPLEPLAVDTITINQGGPSAPITLRQHFTGIQLSYLTNSTILKYRTDLKKLIIKAEAITPRIQFAGNYTMDGRILLLPITGKGKANITLHRLKSHHELIGELVERDGGEKFMYIRKYLVHFDPKLVTFDFENLFNGDAALGKTMNQVLNDNWEVVFQELRSAYEDTFGYIFRKISNQIFLKVPMNKIFPE from the exons ATGCTTGGAAGCAGTATGATGGTCGGTTCGTGGCAGTTTCTCGTTCTTCCGCTAGGCATTTGGTTCCTTGGGATCGCCAGAGTAGACGCAGGAAAAGATTTGC CCAGCAGTTTTGAGAAATGTCATCGAAGCGATCCTCAGTTTGATGGTTGCCTGCGGAGCGCGGTTAATGGTGCGATTAAGCTGCTGAAGGATGGTTTGCCAGAGTTCGGTATAATGCCACTGGAACCACTGGCCGTGGATACGATCACAATTAACCAAGGCGGTCCATCGGCACCGATCACGCTAAGACAGCATTTCACCGGAATTCAGCTGAGCTATCTAACCAACTCAACCATTCTGAAGTATCG AACTGATTTGAAGAAGCTCATTATCAAAGCGGAAGCCATCACACCGAGGATACAGTTCGCAGGCAATTACACGATGGACGGGCGAATATTGCTGCTCCCGATAACGGGCAAAGGAAAGGCCAATATTACGCTGCACCGACTAAAGTCTCACCATGAGCTGATCGGGGAGCTGGTCGAACGGGACGGAGGTGAAAAGTTCATGTACATTAGGAAGTACTTGGTGCACTTCGACCCGAAGCTGGTAACGTTCGATTTCGAGAATCTGTTTAATGGAGACGCAGCGCTAG GTAAAACGATGAACCAGGTGCTGAACGATAACTGGGAGGTGGTGTTTCAGGAACTGCGCAGTGCGTACGAGGACACGTTCGGATATATCTTCAGGAAAATCTCGAACCAAATCTTCCTCAAGGTACCGATGAATAAAATCTTCCCGGAGTAA
- the LOC125954928 gene encoding transferrin, with amino-acid sequence MMLQRPSSVWRWLLVLVFLLHSYDAKSQQPSKQLRVCIVEGSGNYKKGAQNCPTLEKKSNLRCVYGLDRLDCLRKVHKGNADFAAFSPEDLLAARWSGVDILVTSELRFHSEHFEYQIVVVVDNEAEINTARELRGSKFCHPGHGLKNHWTEVLADYFETRLTPRECEADLSPIESRLKSVSSFFGPSCRAGPWVPDPEEDRRLKMKYPSLCQLCYNSYQCGIGDKHWGRRGPLYCLTSGAGEVAWARLDDVQSHFGFGGLPAEANSSEYSFLCPDGHLQPLDTRKPCVWVSKPWAAIAARSKVAVDVQDLVAHLSHDDINSWQNALLMVLETYHVNVTTLDNVITVDDYLDQAVGFQDAYNNPGCNPSRSIVFCTKSLIELSKCSWLQEVATVYGVEPGLQCIRTESLDKCMAKVGSKDADVVIVDQDNALRAQRDYGLRPMLYEHSSNALHKYMIVAVVTKGIGLRSGYDLRNRKACFPHYEGAAHLAVMTSLRNHSIGDIRNFFTDGSCNWHRSGNCAAQYSGDEGAMRCLQDGVAEVAFVSYETFKAVKASNSSKAHDFTILCPFNRPVKNNALCYLGWTAMGRIMVNNETVSRREKEIYNALKDIDKLFGRKNGNKAEAFNLYGPFDGRNNVLFNDATENLRNRAEILRDKSDGFFEPSQASGQQMFNKKRAMLANGNGGLRMELITEAWFPQVIHHLRQTFFADEPLNKAVSLCRPGDGHTLLEKHSLSSLHDGISVMAVTNSGEIAGVVVNGVLHGNADTSHALEKLNETKDEKFRTIFTLLYEENLKIDLFEQFAVEKIFEIRILSVDSKFRGQGLAKELMRKSEEVARNHGFRIMKTDATGMFSQRVASSLGFSTAHEIKYDEYLDQQGCPVFHVAAPHDRLKIMYKALV; translated from the exons ATGATGCTGCAAAGGCCATCTTCGGTTTGGCGATGGTTGCTAGTTTTAGTGTTTCTGCTCCACAGCTACGATGCCAAATCGCAGCAGCCATCGAAACAGT TGCGCGTTTGCATCGTCGAGGGAAGTGGTAACTACAAGAAGGGTGCCCAAAACTGTCCAACGCTAGAGAAAAAGTCCAACCTGCGGTGCGTGTATGGGCTCGATCGGTTGGATTGCCTGCGGAAGGTGCATAAGGGTAACGCCGATTTTGCTGCCTTCTCCCCGGAAGATCTACTGGCAGCCCGCTGGTCCGGTGTGGACATTCTCGTGACAAGCGAGCTACGCTTTCATAGCG AGCACTTTGAGTACCAAATTGTGGTGGTCGTGGATAATGAGGCTGAAATTAACACCGCCCGGGAACTGCGGGGTAGTAAATTTTGTCACCCGGGCCATGGACTGAAGAACCATTGGACAGAGGTGCTGGCAGAT TACTTCGAGACGCGACTGACGCCACGCGAATGTGAAGCGGACCTGTCACCGATCGAGTCGAGGCTTAAATCGGTTTCCAGCTTCTTCGGTCCATCGTGCCGTGCTGGCCCGTGGGTACCGGATCCAGAGGAGGATCGTCGGCTAA AGATGAAGTATCCTTCCCTGTGCCAGCTGTGCTACAACTCGTACCAGTGTGGCATCGGAGACAAACACTGGGGTCGCCGAGGGCCACTCTACTGTTTGACGAGTGGTGCCGGTGAGGTAGCCTGGGCCCGTCTCGACGACGTCCAGAGTCACTTCGGATTCGGTGGATTGCCAGCAGAAGCCAACTCGTCCGAGTACAGTTTCCTGTGTCCCGATGGACACTTGCAGCCACTGGACACCAGGAAACCGTGCGTCTGGGTGTCGAAACCATGGGCGGCCATTGCGGCGCGATC CAAAGTGGCCGTGGATGTGCAGGACCTGGTCGCGCATCTGTCCCACGATGACATCAACAGCTGGCAGAACgcactgctgatggtgctggagaCGTACCACGTGAACGTGACGACACTGGACAACGTCATCACGGTGGACGATTATCTGGACCAGGCGGTCGGGTTCCAGGATGCGTACAATAACCCGGGCTGCAATCCAAGCCGCTCGATAGTGTTCTGCACCAAATCGTTGATCGAACTATCCAAGTGTTCCTGGTTACAGGAGGTAGCAACCGTGTACGGTGTCGAGCCGGGGCTGCAATGCATCCGAACGGAGAGTCTGGACAAGTGTATGGCGAAGGTAGGGTCCAAGGATGCGGACGTAGTGATCGTCGATCAGGACAATGCACTTCGTGCTCAGCGAGATTACGGTCTTCGGCCAATGCTATATGAACACTCATCGAATGCACTGCACAAGTACATGATCGTTGCCGTGGTAACGAAAGGCATTGGATTACGTTCCGGATACG ATCTTCGAAACCGAAAGGCATGCTTCCCGCACTACGAAGGTGCTGCTCATCTAGCCGTTATGACTTCCCTGCGTAACCACTCGATCGGTGATATTCGAAACTTTTTCACCGATGGTTCCTGCAATTGGCATCGCAGTGGAAACTGTGCTGCGCAGTACAGTGGAGACGAAGGAGCAATGCGCTGCCTCCAGGATGGTGTCGCCGAAGTAGCGTTCGTCAGCTATGAAACGTTCAAGGCGGTCAAAG CTTCCAACAGCTCCAAGGCGCACGATTTCACCATTCTCTGCCCCTTCAATCGACCGGTGAAAAACAATGCACTCTGCTACCTCGGTTGGACGGCTATGGGACGCATTATGGTGAACAACGAAACAGTGTCCCGCCGCGAGAAGGAGATCTACAACGCCCTGAAAGACATCGATAAGCTGTTTGGGCGCAAAAATGGGAACAAAGCGGAAGCGTTCAATCTGTACGGGCCGTTCGATGGACGGAACAATGTGCTGTTTAACGATGCCACGGAAAATCTGCGCAATCGGGCGGAAATCCTGCGTGATAAGAGCGACGGTTTCTTCGAACCATCGCAGGCAAGTGGACAGCAGATGTTCAACA AGAAGCGTGCAATGCTTGCAAACGGTAACGGTGGTTTACGGATGGAGCTGATAACGGAGGCCTGGTTTCCGCAAGTGATTCATCATCTCCGCCAAACGTTCTTCGCCGACGAGCCCCTCAACAAGGCTGTGAGTCTCTGTCGTCCCGGCGATGGGCACACGCTGCTCGAGAAGCACAGCCTCTCGAGTCTTCACGATGGTATCAGTGTGATGGCGGTGACGAACAGTGGAGAG ATTGCTGGCGTTGTCGTTAATGGTGTGCTCCATGGGAACGCCGATACGAGCCATGCTCTGGAAAAGCTGAACGAGACGAAGGATGAGAAGTTTCGCACAATTTTCACTCTGCTGTATGAGGAAAATCTCAAGATCGATCTGTTTGAGCAGTTTGCAGTGGAGAAGATTTTCGAAATTCGCATTCTATCCGTCGACTCCAA ATTCCGTGGTCAAGGACTGGCGAAAGAgttgatgaggaaaagcgAGGAGGTCGCTCGTAATCATGGTTTTCGA ATTATGAAAACCGATGCTACGGGTATGTTCTCGCAGCGTGTGGCCAGTTCTCTCGGTTTCAGTACAGCGCACGAGATCAAGTACGACGAGTATCTGGATCAGCAGGGCTGTCCTGTGTTTCACGTAGCTGCACCCCATGATCGACTCAAAATCATGTACAAGGCGCTAGTTTAA
- the LOC125954913 gene encoding uncharacterized protein LOC125954913 — translation MVSDWQKHKIIQEFLIPDEDKDDIAYCQRSLRDCVKVHQYLTERCKDLHEEQQTLVKQYQQELEAEILAIGKEQSVVVAHLTKRLKEFQHNTAKERKIELADDLANGYVAWVLSNHCEVNGNPGLCQSPHKVSERLSEWQLFQKYRVESIPLSQSNEDGSAVTDDGTKRAEKRLRTRPVLQTSLLKPATERTATPESVIVKPKAADALTPPVTPPSPTQSVQRSPSSSAMGVKTVAATPASGGSNKRKAIESSATVESKILRSRSAIVGGPSKGGKTVEPLEETEPGDTFDDSSASSVATDTATVTAAMKRSRSSLYQALNKAKLTQKTSPPNSATKSNRGVPTAATTATAGANGNGRGNETAGRATSVSSDSSNSRSSTPGSSRKVAATEPPVTSDDSSNERFLPPEDYCPPPDTVHEWEQYTFLKLYGLYTLEDSRLLKERKNERKRRSCCSTERKDFHYGRYDQFEQQYYVLSKRRTNGNKRPALLYTATTVAERCMSHRKQQQQQRGGGGSWSTTSTEPSPPLASSTEDVAAIVPPMSRSESPASEPVADSSTTILEPDNKICLVCNEPGTSDSLSACVECCNFYHINCHTDEKEETLEKTLPPPALETPAEDNTIAAGDDTSTAAAAVTAGSSSSSKIDDNAVQILPPQRDNLCPGCFKIARKAQLRVA, via the exons ATGGTCAGCGACTGGCAGAAGCACAAAATCATCCAGGAATTCCTCATACCAGACGAGGACAAGGACGACATCGCCTACTGCCAGAGATCGTTGCGGGATTGCGTGAAAGTGCATCAG TATCTTACGGAGCGATGCAAGGATCTGCACGAGGAGCAG CAAACGTTGGTGAAGCAGTACCAACAGGAGCTGGAAGCGGAGATACTGGCCATCGGCAAGGAAcagagtgtggtggtggcccatCTTACAAAGCGACTAAAGGAGTTCCAGCACAACACGGCCAAGGAGCGAAAGATCGAGCTCGCCGATGACCTTGCCAATGGTTACGTCGCGTGGGTTTTGTCGAACCATTGTGAAGTGAACGGAAATCCCGGATTATGCCAATCGCCGCACAAGGTATCGGAACGGTTAAGCGAATGGCAGCTCTTCCAGAAGTATCGCGTCGAATCGATCCCCCTTTCGCAATCAAACGAAGATGGCTCTGCAGTCACAGATGATGGTACAAAACGGGCGGAGAAGCGGCTCCGCACACGGCCAGTATTGCAGACGTCGTTGCTGAAACCGGCAACGGAACGTACCGCTACACCTGAGAGCGTCATCGTTAAACCGAAGGCTGCTGATGCCCTTACGCCACCGGTCACACCACCTTCCCCAACTCAATCCGTCCAGCGATCGCCGTCTTCTAGTGCGATGGGTGTGAAAACGGTCGCTGCAACCCCAGCAAGCGGTGGAAGCAACAAACGCAAAGCGATTGAAAGCTCGGCGACGGTCGAGAGTAAAATACTTCGTTCTCGGTCGGCTATCGTCGGTGGCCCGTCCAAGGGAGGAAAGACTGTGGAACCGTTGGAAGAAACGGAACCGGGAGATACCTTTGACGATTCCTCCGCATCATCGGTGGCAACCGATACAGCGACGGTAACTGCCGCTATGAAACGAAGCCGTAGCAGTCTGTACCAGGCATTGAACAAGGCCAAGTTGACCCAGAAAACGAGCCCTCCAAACTCGGCAACGAAAAGCAATCGTGGTGTGCCCACAGCTGCCACCACAGCCACTGCCGGTGCCAATGGCAATGGGCGTGGCAACGAAACAGCAGGCCGAGCTACGTCCGTATCGTCCGATTCCTCAAACTCACGTTCGTCTACGCCTGGTTCATCGCGTAAGGTTGCCGCTACAGAACCGCCGGTCACGTCGGATGATTCGTCGAACGAACGGTTCTTGCCACCGGAAGACTACTGTCCACCGCCGGACACGGTACACGAGTGGGAACAGTACACGTTCCTGAAGCTGTACGGACTGTATACGCTCGAGGACAGCCGTCTGCTGAAGGAACGCAAGAATGAACGCAAACGACGCAGCTGTTGTAGTACCGAGCGAAAGGATTTCCATTATGGCCGGTACGATCAGTTCGAGCAACAGTACTATGTGCTGAGCAAACGACGCACTAACGGTAACAAACGGCCTGCCCTGCTGTACACGGCTACGACCGTTGCCGAAAGGTGTATGAGtcaccggaagcagcagcagcagcaacgtggtggtggaggatcaTGGTCAACGACCAGCACAGAACCGTCACCTCCCTTGGCCTCATCAACGGAAGACGTTGCAGCTATCGTACCACCAATGTCACGTTCGGAATCGCCAGCCTCTGAACCAGTGGCCGACAGTTCTACGACGATTCTGGAACCGGACAACAAAATATGCCTCGTCTGCAACGAACCAG GTACCAGCGACAGCCTCAGCGCTTGTGTGGAGTGCTGCAATTTTTACCACATCAACTGCCACACcgacgagaaggaagagacGCTTGAAAAgacattaccaccaccagctctgGAGACGCCTGCTGAGGATAAtaccattgctgctggtgacgatacttctactgctgccgctgctgtaaccgctggcagcagcagcagcagcaagatagATGATAATGCGGTACAGATACTGCCACCGCAACGGGACAATCTTTGTCCAGGTTGTTTCAAGATAGCCCGCAAAGCGCAGCTTCGGGTAGCATGA
- the LOC125954918 gene encoding cystathionine gamma-lyase — protein sequence MASQSSSSSDGFLLQPKGFSTKAIHVGQDAEQWNSRAVVPPISMSTTFKQSGPAQHAGFEYGRSGNPTRDVLERCLASLDNGKFGLTFASGLGATTTVITMLKSGDHVVAGDDLYGGTNRLLRNVAMKMGIEIDFIDLTNLEQVEQAIKPNTKLFWMETPTNPLLKVIDIKAVSEIAHKRPGIVVVVDNTFLSAYLQRPLDLGADVVMYSLTKYMNGHSDVIMGAMVTSDEQIYERLKFLQNATGIVPSPFDCYLVNRSLKTLALRMERHKSNSLAIAQFLEGHPKVERVLHPGLPSHPQHELAKRQTYGHSGIMSFYIRGGLEEASVFLKALHVFTLAESLGGYESLAELPSVMTHASVPLEQRVTLGITDALVRLSVGLEDSDDLIGDLKQALEKV from the exons TTCCGATGGCTTCCTGCTCCAGCCGAAGGGTTTCTCGACCAAAGCTATCCACGTGGGTCAAGATGCGGAACAGTGGAACAGCAGGGCGGTCGTACCACCGATAAGCATGAGTACCACCTTTAAACAGTCGGGTCCGGCACAACATGCT GGCTTCGAGTATGGTCGTAGCGGTAATCCGACCCGGGACGTGCTCGAACGCTGCCTCGCCTCCCTCGACAATGGGAAGTTCGGACTCACGTTCGCTTCCGGTCTgggcgcgacgacgaccgtcaTCACGATGCTGAAGAGCGGCGATCACGTGGTGGCCGGTGATGATCTGTACGGGGGCACTAATCGGTTGCTACGCAACGTTGCGATGAAGATGGGCATCGAGATCGATTTCATTGATCTCACCAATCTGGAGCAGGTCGAGCAAGCGATCAAACCCAACACCAAACTGTTCTGGATGGAAACACCGACCAACCCTTTGCTGAAGGTCATCGACATCAAGGCCGTATCCGAGATTGCACACAAACGTCCCGGG atcgtcgtcgtggtggacAACACGTTCCTGTCGGCCTATCTGCAGCGTCCCCTGGATCTTGGGGCAGATGTGGTAATGTACTCGCTGACCAAGTACATGAACGGTCACTCCGATGTCATTATGGGTGCCATGGTTACGAGCGACGAGCAGATCTACGAGCGTCTGAAGTTTTTGCAAAATG CGACCGGAATCGTGCCATCACCATTCGATTGCTACCTGGTGAATCGCAGCCTGAAAACGCTTGCTCTGCGTATGGAGCGCCACAAGAGTAATTCACTAGCGATCGCTCAGTTCCTCGAGGGACACCCGAAGGTTGAGCGTGTTCTCCATCCCGGATTACCGTCGCATCCGCAGCACGAGCTTGCCAAGCGCCAAACGTACGGTCACAGCGGCATCATGTCGTTCTACATTCGCGGTGGGCTGGAGGAGGCCTCCGTTTTCCTGAAGGCGCTGCACGTGTTCACGCTGGCCGAGAGTCTGGGCGGGTACGAGAGCTTGGCCGAACTGCCTTCAGTCATGACGCACGCTTCGGTACCGCTCGAGCAGCGTGTCACTCTCGGTATTACCGATGCTTTGGTCCGGTTGTCCGTTGGTCTGGAGGACTCTGATGATCTGATTGGCGATCTGAAGCAGGCGCTGGAGAAGGTATAA